A genomic stretch from Bosea sp. F3-2 includes:
- a CDS encoding aldose 1-epimerase, producing MVDATTSPLRSAEASPHVHALVAGRMHASVRPLDGGRLASLWREEPGSGRTDVLVPMPETGFDPLNWPKAGTYPLVPFSNRIRGAAFRFGETRVELASHPAAAPHALHGFCQMRPWTMTRHSEAQVEMHYRHDPENTPDAWPWEFEAIQRITLDATGVTHEIGVESRAASPMPIGLGLHPYFAVSQGDRIRFAADALWEADADGCGRELRTLTGSARVHDSRHGEEEVTAYHADWGGTASIDRRDGTRVVIEADAPLDHLVFHVPAGGGYLCLEPVSHVADAFNLAAAGQAGTGARVLRPGEAISAIMRIRLA from the coding sequence ATGGTGGACGCGACGACGTCACCACTCCGTTCGGCCGAGGCCTCGCCTCACGTTCACGCCCTGGTGGCGGGACGGATGCACGCGAGCGTGAGGCCGCTCGATGGCGGACGGCTCGCGTCGCTGTGGCGGGAGGAGCCCGGGAGCGGCCGCACCGACGTGCTGGTGCCGATGCCCGAGACCGGCTTCGACCCGCTGAACTGGCCGAAGGCTGGCACTTACCCGCTCGTTCCCTTTTCCAACCGCATCCGCGGAGCCGCATTCCGATTTGGCGAAACCCGGGTCGAGCTTGCGTCGCACCCGGCCGCCGCGCCCCATGCGCTGCATGGTTTCTGCCAGATGCGGCCCTGGACCATGACCCGGCACTCGGAGGCGCAGGTCGAGATGCACTACCGGCACGACCCGGAGAACACTCCGGATGCATGGCCGTGGGAATTCGAGGCCATTCAGCGCATTACGCTCGATGCGACCGGCGTGACCCATGAGATCGGAGTCGAAAGCCGGGCAGCGTCGCCGATGCCGATCGGCCTGGGGCTTCATCCCTATTTCGCGGTGTCGCAGGGCGACCGCATCCGCTTTGCCGCCGATGCCTTGTGGGAGGCGGATGCCGACGGCTGCGGCCGGGAGCTTCGGACGCTCACGGGTAGCGCTCGCGTCCATGATTCACGCCATGGCGAGGAGGAGGTCACAGCCTATCACGCCGATTGGGGCGGAACGGCGTCGATCGACCGGCGCGACGGCACACGGGTCGTGATCGAGGCGGACGCCCCGCTGGACCACCTCGTATTCCACGTCCCTGCCGGCGGCGGCTACCTGTGCCTCGAGCCGGTGAGCCATGTCGCCGACGCCTTCAACCTTGCGGCGGCGGGACAGGCGGGCACTGGCGCGCGGGTGCTGCGCCCTGGCGAAGCGATCTCGGCCATCATGCGGATCAGGCTGGCATGA
- a CDS encoding IclR family transcriptional regulator C-terminal domain-containing protein, which translates to MRHRLASLEPDAAPEDEGQKANAVTEVRGTRLVGKALNLIDLIVASPGEHRAQTLADELGVPRSTVYRIINTLQQRGLVRVEASGQGYFPGFRFLEYAQAVWPIPDLPMLAMTEIRWLNELSGETVYFAAPGGINMIIIQKIVSLYPISTGAPLGSLRPLYCSGMGKAHLAALAPAEREALIGRMSFERVTDRTITDPAQLRSQLDLFRLRGYAIDDEEFMEGVRCVSAAVPGEGDVPLGAFTVSGPCYRMTLERVHQLGPEVATAARRLGESVRRQGGVRPRARPDGGQVPLAANGRSFLGKSPSWDAETGSLLWLDALAPAIMRSGAGQSVAAPQSEVMAQFTAPAMALTAIGEGRWLVVTEKGAMTVDRNARFSPLSPALSPGLLAGIASACHGQDGQIWLGVGETSASQVRPGLYRLAGGEPELETELPVAPTDILIDAAGRYLYAALRDAGEIIRFPIGKVGRLGRQEAVARVDAIHGRPIALALEEPDHLWVALWDGWSLARLQRDGSDMRLLSLPVPRPTGLAFGGEGADLLYVTSGRIGLTPHQIAEAPASGSVFTLDRRLRAALLR; encoded by the coding sequence ATGCGTCACCGCCTCGCCAGCCTCGAACCGGATGCCGCGCCCGAAGACGAGGGACAGAAGGCCAACGCCGTCACCGAGGTTCGTGGCACCAGGCTCGTCGGCAAAGCGCTGAACCTGATCGATCTGATCGTGGCCTCGCCGGGCGAGCACAGGGCGCAGACCCTGGCCGACGAGCTGGGCGTCCCGCGCAGCACGGTCTATCGCATCATCAACACGTTGCAGCAGCGCGGGCTGGTGCGCGTCGAGGCAAGCGGGCAAGGCTATTTCCCGGGCTTCCGATTCCTCGAATACGCTCAGGCCGTCTGGCCGATCCCGGACCTGCCGATGCTCGCCATGACGGAGATCCGCTGGCTTAACGAGCTCAGCGGAGAGACCGTCTATTTCGCCGCCCCGGGCGGCATCAACATGATCATCATCCAGAAGATCGTGAGCCTTTACCCGATCAGCACGGGGGCTCCGCTGGGCAGCCTGCGACCGCTCTATTGCTCCGGAATGGGCAAGGCGCATCTCGCGGCACTGGCCCCGGCCGAACGCGAGGCGCTGATCGGCCGCATGAGCTTCGAGCGCGTCACGGACCGCACGATCACGGACCCGGCCCAGCTGCGCTCGCAGCTCGACCTCTTCCGGCTGCGGGGTTATGCGATCGACGACGAGGAATTCATGGAGGGGGTTCGCTGCGTCAGCGCCGCCGTACCCGGCGAGGGCGACGTCCCGCTCGGAGCCTTCACGGTCTCGGGCCCCTGTTATCGGATGACGCTGGAGCGGGTTCACCAGCTCGGGCCTGAGGTCGCCACCGCGGCCCGGCGGCTCGGCGAGTCCGTCAGGCGGCAAGGCGGCGTGCGTCCGCGCGCCCGGCCCGATGGCGGACAGGTGCCGCTCGCCGCCAACGGGCGTTCCTTCCTGGGAAAGTCGCCGAGCTGGGATGCGGAGACAGGTTCGCTGCTATGGCTGGATGCGCTGGCCCCCGCGATCATGCGTTCGGGCGCCGGCCAATCCGTTGCTGCACCCCAGTCGGAGGTGATGGCGCAGTTTACCGCGCCGGCGATGGCCCTGACCGCGATCGGCGAGGGACGCTGGCTCGTGGTGACGGAAAAAGGCGCCATGACCGTCGACCGGAATGCGCGTTTCTCCCCCTTGAGCCCGGCGCTCTCGCCGGGGCTGCTCGCCGGCATCGCCTCCGCCTGCCATGGGCAGGACGGGCAGATATGGCTCGGAGTCGGGGAAACCTCCGCCTCGCAGGTGCGCCCGGGGCTGTATCGGCTCGCTGGCGGAGAACCGGAGCTGGAGACGGAATTGCCCGTCGCTCCCACCGATATCCTGATCGATGCGGCCGGGCGCTACCTCTATGCCGCCCTCCGGGATGCCGGCGAAATCATCCGCTTCCCGATCGGCAAGGTGGGCAGGCTCGGGCGCCAGGAGGCGGTCGCGCGCGTCGACGCCATCCATGGACGCCCCATAGCCCTGGCACTGGAGGAGCCTGATCATCTATGGGTCGCCCTATGGGATGGCTGGAGCCTGGCGCGTCTGCAGCGCGACGGTTCCGACATGCGGCTTTTGTCCCTCCCCGTGCCGCGTCCGACCGGGCTGGCCTTTGGCGGAGAAGGTGCGGACCTGCTCTACGTCACGAGTGGCCGGATTGGACTGACGCCGCACCAGATTGCCGAAGCCCCGGCATCCGGGAGCGTCTTCACCCTCGACAGGCGGCTTCGGGCCGCCCTGCTGCGCTGA
- a CDS encoding NAD(P)-dependent oxidoreductase: protein MRNLLITGGAGNIGRKLRRELGTRFARIRILDAVAPAALAANEEAVQADISDIAAVERAMAGMDAVIHMAGVVREAPFEAILQTNVVGTWNVYEAARRQGVGRVVFGSSNHAVGFYPRHQRIDETVPPRPDGRYGLSKCWGEAVGALYADKYGIRSMHVRIGNAADIPGNARTLRIWISGRDLAQLCLIGLEHPDIHNTIVYGVSDNVGGWYDNAVARGLGYRPQDHAEDYTEEAMAGEAELTHEPPALYFQGGGFCALEYAGAPVPPPAPSA, encoded by the coding sequence ATTCGCAACCTCCTGATCACGGGCGGCGCCGGCAATATCGGGCGAAAACTGCGCCGGGAACTCGGCACGCGCTTCGCTCGCATCCGCATTCTCGACGCCGTCGCTCCGGCCGCTCTCGCCGCCAACGAGGAGGCCGTGCAGGCCGATATCTCCGACATCGCCGCCGTCGAGCGGGCCATGGCGGGCATGGATGCAGTGATCCACATGGCGGGCGTCGTGCGCGAAGCGCCGTTCGAGGCCATTTTGCAGACCAATGTCGTCGGCACCTGGAATGTCTATGAAGCAGCGCGACGCCAGGGCGTGGGTCGCGTCGTCTTCGGCTCGAGCAACCACGCCGTTGGCTTCTACCCCAGGCATCAGCGCATCGACGAGACGGTGCCGCCGCGGCCGGATGGCCGGTACGGGCTCAGCAAATGCTGGGGGGAGGCTGTGGGTGCACTCTATGCCGACAAATACGGCATCCGCAGCATGCATGTGCGGATCGGCAACGCCGCCGACATCCCCGGCAATGCCCGCACGCTCAGGATCTGGATCAGCGGGCGCGATCTTGCCCAGCTCTGCCTGATCGGGCTGGAGCATCCCGACATACACAACACCATCGTATACGGCGTCTCGGACAATGTTGGCGGCTGGTACGACAATGCCGTCGCTCGTGGGCTGGGCTACAGGCCCCAGGATCATGCCGAGGACTACACGGAGGAGGCCATGGCTGGGGAGGCCGAACTCACGCACGAGCCGCCCGCGCTCTATTTCCAGGGCGGCGGCTTCTGCGCCCTCGAATATGCCGGCGCGCCCGTTCCTCCGCCCGCGCCAAGTGCATGA
- a CDS encoding glucarate dehydratase family protein — translation MRIIDARITPIAFRDPPLLNVSGVHEPWALRSIIEVETADGHVGLGESYGDLETLANLGKVKAGLIGLDPFDLNGLTRVVYAAVGGSPDPGQTFAPAGDKARASALAAFEVAFLDLQGQIMGRPLCDVLGGKLRDRVPYSAYLFYKFARHKDDPGYPADDWGEALSHEQMVEQARRMVTEFGFGSIKLKAGVFEPDFEIETLRHLRKAFPLHPLRIDPNGGWSVETTRRVMPQLEGLLEYLEDPAGTLAEMGQVATFAPMPLATNMVTIAFGHIPETIRLNAVQVVLSDHHYWGGLRATQHLAHLGRVFGFGISMHSNSHMGISLAAMTHVGATIPNLAYACDTHYPWQVEEVIEGGKLSIENGSLAPPEGPGLGVRLDRAALARLHRQYLDCGIRVRDDTSEMRKYRPDFNPARPRF, via the coding sequence ATGCGCATCATCGATGCCCGTATCACTCCGATCGCCTTCCGCGACCCGCCGCTTCTGAATGTCTCCGGCGTGCACGAGCCTTGGGCCCTGCGCAGCATCATCGAGGTCGAAACCGCCGACGGCCATGTCGGGCTCGGCGAGAGCTATGGCGATCTGGAGACCTTGGCCAATCTGGGCAAGGTGAAAGCCGGCCTGATCGGACTCGATCCATTCGATCTGAACGGGCTGACGCGCGTCGTCTATGCGGCAGTCGGCGGCAGTCCGGATCCCGGCCAGACCTTCGCGCCCGCCGGTGACAAGGCCCGCGCCTCGGCGCTCGCCGCCTTCGAGGTCGCTTTCCTCGATCTCCAGGGCCAGATCATGGGCCGCCCGCTTTGCGACGTCCTCGGCGGCAAGCTGCGCGACCGGGTGCCCTACAGCGCCTATCTCTTCTACAAATTCGCACGACACAAGGATGATCCCGGCTATCCCGCTGATGATTGGGGCGAGGCGCTCAGCCACGAGCAGATGGTCGAGCAAGCGCGCCGGATGGTGACGGAGTTCGGATTCGGTTCCATCAAGCTCAAGGCCGGCGTGTTCGAGCCGGATTTCGAGATCGAGACGCTCCGGCACTTGCGCAAGGCTTTCCCCCTCCATCCCTTGCGGATCGACCCAAATGGCGGCTGGTCGGTCGAGACGACGCGGCGTGTGATGCCGCAACTGGAGGGATTGCTCGAATATCTCGAGGATCCCGCCGGGACGCTCGCCGAGATGGGGCAGGTCGCGACATTCGCGCCCATGCCGCTTGCTACCAACATGGTCACGATAGCGTTCGGGCATATTCCTGAAACGATCCGCCTGAACGCCGTTCAGGTCGTCCTGTCCGACCATCATTACTGGGGCGGCCTGCGCGCCACCCAGCATCTCGCACATCTCGGCCGCGTCTTCGGCTTCGGCATCTCGATGCACTCGAACTCACATATGGGCATCAGCCTGGCGGCGATGACCCATGTCGGCGCCACGATCCCCAATCTCGCTTATGCCTGCGACACGCACTATCCTTGGCAGGTCGAGGAGGTTATCGAGGGCGGCAAGCTGAGTATTGAGAACGGTTCGCTTGCGCCGCCGGAAGGCCCGGGCCTTGGCGTGCGGCTGGACCGTGCTGCGCTGGCCCGCCTTCACCGGCAATATCTCGATTGCGGCATCCGGGTGCGCGACGACACCAGCGAAATGCGCAAGTACCGGCCGGACTTCAATCCCGCGCGCCCGCGATTCTGA
- a CDS encoding SMP-30/gluconolactonase/LRE family protein, which yields MRIDSPDVEQLIDLPLGVGEGAFWHAAEQALYFVDILAPALFRLDPATRALARWDMPSAIGSFGLCRDGRAIVALRHGIHFFDFTSARFELVAHPEADRPGNRLNDGKVGPDGRFWVGSMDDTPDKRPVASLYRVDHDGTCTRMLDGLIVSNGLAWSADGRTLFHSDSRGKFVQAFDYDLSSGGLSRQRRICLLEEEDGRPDGAACDAEGYYWSAGVSAGCLNRIAPDGSIDRKVLLPVPAPTMPCFGGPDLKTLFVTSLTTDRTGTKRAGTVLSFRVDVPGAPVARFGEPLEMRL from the coding sequence ATGCGCATCGATTCGCCCGACGTCGAACAACTGATCGATCTGCCGTTGGGGGTTGGTGAAGGCGCATTCTGGCATGCCGCCGAACAAGCGCTGTACTTCGTGGACATCCTGGCTCCCGCCCTGTTCCGGCTCGATCCCGCGACGCGCGCGCTTGCGCGCTGGGATATGCCGAGCGCGATCGGGAGTTTCGGCTTGTGCCGCGACGGCCGGGCGATCGTGGCCTTGCGACACGGCATCCACTTTTTCGACTTCACCAGCGCCCGGTTCGAGCTCGTGGCCCATCCCGAGGCGGATCGGCCCGGCAATCGCCTGAATGACGGCAAGGTCGGCCCCGATGGCCGCTTCTGGGTCGGCAGCATGGACGATACGCCGGACAAGCGGCCCGTCGCCTCGCTCTATCGCGTCGATCATGACGGCACCTGCACCCGGATGCTCGATGGCCTCATCGTCTCGAACGGGCTGGCCTGGTCGGCGGATGGGCGAACGCTGTTTCACTCCGACAGCCGCGGCAAATTCGTTCAGGCCTTTGACTACGACCTGTCCAGCGGCGGGCTAAGCCGCCAGCGCCGCATTTGCCTGCTGGAAGAGGAGGATGGCCGGCCCGATGGAGCGGCCTGCGATGCGGAGGGCTACTACTGGTCGGCCGGGGTCTCCGCCGGCTGCCTCAACCGGATCGCGCCGGATGGCAGCATCGACCGCAAGGTTCTGCTGCCCGTGCCGGCCCCCACCATGCCCTGTTTCGGCGGGCCTGATCTGAAGACGCTCTTCGTCACCTCATTGACCACGGACCGCACCGGCACGAAGCGGGCAGGAACGGTGTTGTCGTTCCGCGTCGACGTGCCGGGCGCGCCAGTGGCCCGTTTCGGCGAGCCGCTGGAAATGCGCTTGTAG
- a CDS encoding LysR family transcriptional regulator has protein sequence MKRSELPSLDDLRAFETAARLGSVRLAAGTLALTHGAVSRRITRLSEDLGFKLFEKSGRGLRLTPAGEMLNLTLGRFFTELSATVESLRATTSRQNALVLSCEPSVAMRWLIPRLGAFQAAHPDVALHLSVGGGPVEFRRDRIDLAIRRLDFALPEAWHVQRLFAERVGPVMSPHFVPAFEGGNYIALGSKTRPDAWSQWLAAHPSCHPPTEIRFYDHHFLIVEAASAGLGVALSPLVLATDDLDRQRLLAPVGFDDDGSHYGLIWTGERELSRGARALAHWLQEECARSLG, from the coding sequence ATGAAGCGGTCGGAACTACCATCCCTGGACGACCTGCGTGCGTTCGAGACGGCGGCTCGACTTGGCTCGGTGCGCCTGGCGGCAGGCACCCTCGCGCTGACCCATGGCGCCGTCAGCCGGCGCATCACCAGGCTGTCGGAGGACCTTGGCTTCAAACTGTTCGAGAAGAGCGGCCGCGGCCTGCGGCTGACCCCCGCCGGCGAGATGCTCAACCTCACCCTCGGCAGGTTCTTCACCGAGTTGTCGGCGACCGTTGAGAGCCTGCGCGCCACGACGTCCCGGCAGAACGCCCTGGTGCTCTCGTGCGAGCCTTCCGTCGCCATGCGCTGGCTCATCCCGAGGCTGGGAGCTTTCCAGGCCGCGCATCCCGATGTCGCGCTGCACCTCTCGGTCGGCGGCGGGCCGGTCGAGTTCCGGCGCGACCGGATCGATCTCGCCATACGCCGGCTCGACTTCGCGTTGCCCGAAGCATGGCATGTCCAGCGCCTCTTCGCGGAAAGGGTAGGGCCCGTGATGAGCCCCCACTTCGTTCCGGCGTTCGAGGGTGGCAACTATATCGCGCTGGGCTCCAAAACTAGGCCGGACGCCTGGTCGCAGTGGCTCGCTGCCCATCCCTCATGCCATCCGCCCACCGAGATCCGGTTCTACGACCATCATTTCCTGATCGTCGAGGCCGCTTCAGCCGGGCTGGGGGTCGCGCTGAGCCCACTCGTCCTGGCGACCGACGACCTGGATCGACAACGCTTGCTGGCACCTGTCGGCTTTGACGACGATGGAAGTCACTACGGCCTCATCTGGACCGGCGAGAGAGAGCTGTCCAGGGGCGCTCGTGCTCTCGCACATTGGCTGCAGGAGGAGTGCGCAAGGTCGCTTGGCTGA
- a CDS encoding four-carbon acid sugar kinase family protein — MIWYHRYGAETIAFLVAWTGHDRDMRSNGKPTVGVLADDLTSAADGAGPFVMRGHGAWVGRGRLPRQESDVIAVDSGSRSVPEAEVAERVARLIAQLASRDVLYKTVDSTLRGHVRMELDATFRASGRKRLVFAPVFPAAGRTTVGGVQLVGGIPVSETAYGRDPVHPARHSVLADLLPPSIANVVMLDATTQDELDAQVAALPDPEATLWVGSPGMAVALARRLAPTATGAPAAAAGGGPGDILIVIGSANPRSHRQADQVEGASGVTLLRSPGQREDDPAPLLRGIARDGADRLRARAFAALIATGGDTMEAILDLLEVREFEILHELEPGFPLGRAWLDDGRALLLAMKAGGFGDEDTLRRAVTRLRHAAPRSEVVLP; from the coding sequence GTGATCTGGTATCACCGGTATGGTGCAGAAACTATCGCTTTTCTTGTCGCGTGGACGGGGCATGATCGGGACATGCGAAGCAACGGGAAACCAACGGTCGGGGTTCTCGCCGACGATCTGACCAGTGCGGCGGACGGGGCTGGCCCCTTCGTCATGCGCGGCCACGGCGCTTGGGTCGGCCGGGGCCGATTGCCCCGGCAAGAGAGCGACGTCATCGCCGTGGACAGTGGCTCGCGGTCGGTTCCGGAGGCCGAGGTCGCGGAGCGGGTCGCGCGTCTCATCGCGCAACTCGCCTCACGTGACGTCCTCTACAAGACGGTCGACTCGACGCTTCGCGGACATGTGAGGATGGAGCTGGACGCGACGTTCCGGGCAAGCGGGCGCAAGAGGCTCGTCTTCGCCCCGGTCTTTCCCGCAGCCGGACGCACAACCGTCGGCGGGGTTCAACTTGTGGGCGGTATCCCAGTGTCGGAGACCGCGTATGGCCGCGATCCGGTGCATCCGGCACGCCATTCGGTGCTCGCCGACCTCCTCCCGCCCTCCATCGCGAACGTGGTGATGCTCGACGCCACGACGCAGGACGAGCTCGACGCGCAGGTTGCGGCCTTGCCCGATCCGGAAGCCACGCTGTGGGTGGGCTCCCCGGGGATGGCGGTGGCGCTGGCGCGGCGCCTGGCACCGACAGCGACTGGGGCTCCTGCTGCAGCGGCCGGTGGCGGGCCTGGCGACATTCTGATCGTCATCGGCAGCGCGAACCCGCGCAGTCACCGTCAGGCCGATCAGGTCGAGGGGGCGAGCGGGGTCACCCTGCTGCGCAGCCCGGGCCAGCGCGAGGACGATCCCGCGCCGCTTCTGCGGGGGATTGCAAGGGATGGGGCAGACAGGCTTCGTGCCCGAGCCTTCGCCGCGTTGATTGCCACTGGCGGGGACACCATGGAGGCGATCCTTGACCTCCTGGAGGTTCGGGAATTCGAGATCCTCCACGAACTCGAGCCAGGTTTTCCGCTTGGCCGTGCCTGGCTCGATGACGGGCGCGCGCTCCTTCTCGCCATGAAGGCCGGGGGTTTTGGCGACGAGGACACGCTGCGCCGTGCGGTCACGCGGCTGCGCCACGCGGCTCCTCGCTCCGAGGTCGTGCTGCCATGA
- the pdxA gene encoding 4-hydroxythreonine-4-phosphate dehydrogenase PdxA has product MNETPPLAITMGDASGIGPEIVAKVLANGDERAVVFGSHVVMSDIVCRLRLDVAVRAVTVPEEARLQPRCIEVIEVTQIREPPPVGRISAMSGQASFDAIVAAIRAARAGTVSGIVTAPINKEAMASAGIGYPGHTEILADHGGAQRVAMMLANEEICTVLVTIHTSLRQAIEQADFDAQMSAIRLAHEGGKALGFAAPRVAVAGLNPHAGEGGLFGDEEIRIIAPAIAAARAEGIDASGPWPGDTVFMQARKGRFDIIVAQYHDQGLIPVKYLGLEKGVNITLGLPFVRTSPDHGTAFDIAGQGIADPASLETALAYARRLVSAQTRSNRTEKVS; this is encoded by the coding sequence ATGAACGAAACCCCTCCCCTCGCCATCACCATGGGCGATGCCTCCGGCATCGGCCCGGAGATCGTGGCGAAGGTGCTCGCCAACGGAGATGAGCGCGCCGTCGTCTTCGGCAGCCATGTCGTGATGTCCGACATCGTTTGCCGCCTTCGCCTGGACGTTGCGGTCCGGGCGGTGACTGTTCCCGAGGAGGCGAGGCTTCAGCCCCGCTGCATCGAGGTGATCGAGGTGACGCAGATCCGTGAACCGCCGCCCGTCGGGAGGATCAGCGCCATGTCCGGCCAGGCGTCGTTCGATGCCATCGTGGCCGCGATCAGGGCAGCCAGGGCCGGCACGGTCAGCGGCATCGTCACCGCGCCGATCAACAAGGAAGCCATGGCGAGCGCCGGGATCGGCTACCCCGGGCACACCGAAATCCTGGCGGATCATGGCGGGGCGCAGCGCGTCGCGATGATGCTCGCCAACGAGGAGATCTGCACGGTTCTTGTGACCATCCACACCTCGCTCCGCCAGGCCATCGAGCAGGCGGATTTCGACGCCCAGATGTCCGCGATCCGCCTCGCGCATGAGGGCGGGAAGGCGCTCGGGTTCGCCGCCCCGCGCGTTGCCGTTGCGGGCCTCAACCCCCATGCCGGCGAAGGCGGTCTGTTCGGGGATGAAGAGATCCGGATCATAGCTCCCGCCATCGCAGCCGCACGCGCCGAGGGCATCGACGCGAGCGGCCCCTGGCCGGGCGATACCGTGTTCATGCAGGCCCGCAAGGGGCGCTTCGACATCATCGTGGCCCAATATCACGATCAGGGCCTGATCCCCGTGAAATATCTCGGTCTAGAGAAGGGCGTGAACATCACGCTTGGGCTGCCGTTCGTCCGCACCAGTCCGGATCATGGCACAGCGTTCGACATAGCAGGCCAGGGTATCGCCGATCCCGCCAGCCTGGAGACCGCGCTCGCATACGCCCGGCGGCTCGTTTCCGCGCAAACCAGGTCGAACAGAACCGAAAAGGTGTCCTGA